Proteins from one Pseudarthrobacter sp. BIM B-2242 genomic window:
- a CDS encoding hotdog fold thioesterase — protein sequence MMDNFTPGPFTEELLTAGVPEHLHDWLGALGIGALVVKMGIHFLEMSPERTVATMPVEGNTQVAGILHGGAHVVLAETLGSFAAGMHAGPGRHALGIEVSATHHRAIAAGTVTGTCTAIHLGRTLTTHEIVMTDDAGRRLSTARITNMLRDNAASAD from the coding sequence ATGATGGACAATTTCACGCCCGGACCGTTCACTGAGGAATTACTCACAGCGGGTGTCCCGGAGCACCTCCATGACTGGCTCGGCGCGCTGGGCATTGGCGCCCTGGTGGTGAAGATGGGGATCCACTTCCTGGAGATGAGCCCCGAACGGACGGTGGCCACCATGCCGGTGGAAGGCAATACGCAGGTGGCAGGCATCCTGCACGGCGGCGCCCATGTGGTTCTTGCCGAAACGCTGGGATCTTTCGCCGCCGGAATGCACGCCGGGCCCGGCAGGCATGCGCTGGGCATCGAAGTCAGTGCCACGCATCACCGCGCCATCGCAGCAGGAACCGTAACGGGGACCTGCACGGCAATCCACCTGGGCAGGACGCTGACCACGCATGAAATCGTGATGACCGACGACGCGGGCCGCCGCCTCTCCACGGCCCGCATCACCAACATGCTGCGGGATAACGCGGCGTCAGCGGACTGA